From the genome of Cytophagales bacterium WSM2-2:
GAATACGGAAGAGAAGTTCGTCTAGGATTTCCTTTTTCGATGAGTCGAGCTTGGGGGAGGAGATCATTACAGCTTCGGATTTCATCACCGTCTCAACCTCTTTTAATCCATTACCCAGGAGTGTGCTGCCCGAGCTGACGATATCGCAAATGGCATCTGCTAAACCAATGCCGGGTGCGATTTCAGCTGAACCGCTGATTTCGTGGATTCCAGCTTCCACTTTATTTGCAGCTAAGAATTGTCTGACGATGTTGGGATAAGAAGTAGCGATGTTTTTTCCCTGCAACCAGTTTACACATGAATAGTCTTCGGAGCGAGGCACAGCGATGGAGAGCCGGCATTTCGCAAAACCCAATGCCCGGATCAACTCGTTGCTTTTTTGTTTTTCGACAAATACGTTCTGACCAACAATCCCTACGTCAGCCACTTTGTCTTCAACATATTGGGGTATGTCATCATCGCGTAGAAACAGGAGCTCTACCGGGAAATTCTCGGACTGCGTTTTCAATTGATCTTTCCCGTTATTAAAATGTAGACCACTTTCTTTCAAAAGCTTAAGTGAGTCGTCCTGGAGTCGTCCGGATTTCTGGATTGCAATTCGTAGTGAGTTCATAATGTCTTTTTTTAATTCGTGGTTGGAAGGAAATAAAAAAGGCCTGCCGGGTTGGCAAGCCTTTGTGACTTCTTTAAAATTATTTAGAAATCAAAACAAAATCCTGCCATGCATGTGGTGTACATGATGATGCAGGTGATGGATGTTTTGATTACGTGTCATCTCGATTGTGGCACAAATGTAATGGAGCAGTTTTAATTATTCCAAATCTTAATGCAATAAATCTTTCATTTACCTTTACAACCAAACGACTGTATGTTCCGAAAAGGGTTGATAGGTGCATTATTGATCTTGCTGATCGCTTGTGAAGGTAAAGAGGCCAGGCTGCATAAATTCCTGCTGAAAGGCAATATAGCCTCTCGTGACAGGAGCTG
Proteins encoded in this window:
- the hisG gene encoding ATP phosphoribosyltransferase, translating into MNSLRIAIQKSGRLQDDSLKLLKESGLHFNNGKDQLKTQSENFPVELLFLRDDDIPQYVEDKVADVGIVGQNVFVEKQKSNELIRALGFAKCRLSIAVPRSEDYSCVNWLQGKNIATSYPNIVRQFLAANKVEAGIHEISGSAEIAPGIGLADAICDIVSSGSTLLGNGLKEVETVMKSEAVMISSPKLDSSKKEILDELLFRIQAVQAAKDNKYILMNCPNEAIAKITSIIPGMNSPTIMPLNREGWSSLHSVVDENDFWKKINQLKSLGAEGILVVPIEKMIA